The Vanessa atalanta chromosome 18, ilVanAtal1.2, whole genome shotgun sequence DNA window GCGATGgctgaaaatatttcaaatattattaaaacactatTACATTCAACGATAGACTATGTTGGCATAGTATCACTATATcaacattaaaaagaaaaaaatgaggACAAAATAAGAAGACAATGTATGATCAGCAAGCAAAAAAAGCAAGCCTACGAGAATTATACAAACCACGGAAATGGTTGTAAAGAGGAAAAAGCATTGAAACTAAAGTTCATAaggtcaataaaattaaattctgaatattaagaaacaaaacaaTCCTTAAGACGTagatagaaaacaaataaaaaacattaaagataatatttcaacgttctaaaatgaaataataaacataagaaGAATTAGTATGACCATGAGGAGGCGCAGCAGGTGTGAAACAAGAGAATGctacaaagtaaataattatctgAAGAAAAATAAGGTAAGAAGAAGCGGACAATGTATGATTTCCTCATACTCAAAATTAAAGTTACTGAATATTAAAAGGAAGAACCTAGCAGCGTGATAAGATAAATAGCAAGACTACTTTACAAAAAGAAACTGACCACCAATTAAACAGAAAATTTAACATGATGATGAAAATTTGTAAAACGTAAAATCCTACCGTCCATAAATATcgaatatcttaatataataattgcataAGATGAAGTGTAATAAAGTACAGATAACAATAGGACTAGACATGAAGAGCGAGACGAAATCGCTCCAAAATAATTAGACCATCACCACCAtaccaatttaaatgaaaacaccaaaaaaaattaagatcatAAACACAACCACACAGACAGACCttaatgttgaaaataataaaggaaCGAATTATCTAAGAAAAAAGTGTTTAAGTAggatataatcataaaataataataatgaagtaaCAGAGAAAATGGACCGTTAGCGCACAAAACAACAACTAGGAAAAACTACATGATGACTCAACAAAAAACTGCGATTAGcagaaatgaaaatgaaaacaataaacacACACCAAGAGGTAAGAATATCATATACTTATTTGacacatataatttaaacaatatactaaattaaacttactttgtaagtaaaaaaaatatattatcacaattatacacattatatatGCCTAAGATAGTTTTCCCCTACCTTAATCctcaattttataatagttaaataataataataatttattcattttgttttatcaaatttgttttttttttttcaggtaattactaacataagcAGGGGAGCAAAAATATATGaagacaaagaaaaaataaagaagaatatatttttgtatattgctACATGCGAAGTTGTATACGTTTGTTTTAGAAATAAACGAATGAATTCTTAtcaatctttttattataacataagtgTGTTACatacgaaattataaaattcgaaATTAACGTTCGAAAcctaattcatattattaagcTATTGGAAAGTAAAGAAGAAACAAATTAGGAATAGGAatactaaacaaaataataataattagacatTTTTACTGTATGATAACCATTTCATAATCCTAATAGGATAAAGTATGCTCGtgatcgtttatttttattatttaacctgTTAAATTCCAAGTAAGATAATTTTTCGAGTTAAGAGCGAACTTTTACCCTTATGAATTTTGATCTAAATGAGTATTGCATGAAAATGATGAAATGAAAATGCAACCAACGAAACCAACCAAAGTACTAAGAAGTATTCATtggaatgataatattatataaaatacaatttttatttatatttaattcacatagtaacttacataaaatttatcagaagaaagattaataataatgtattggaGAAAATGGCTTCGCAAATGAGCTTTAGTTAGATAACAATAGTAGGtagtacataataatgtttttaaagtgCAGTTACAAatgatataagtatagataaaaCCATTTACCGCTGTTTTATTAGTGATAACCGCATTAAAAAACAGGCATGGTTTTATAGAAGGTGTTTACTTTAGATATCTGTGAGACATAATCAGTTATTCCTCcagatcttttttttaatatagtttcactccaaaattattgaaataagtatatatttaagttgaaCAATCCTAATAACTTAAAGCAGAAATTAGGTACCTATGtacttatgtaatttatacCGAAAAAACTTCGAAAAATCTGAGGTGCGTGGTCTGGGATCGAATTCAACGGTCTGCACACGAAAACTGTCTACAGTTTTATTAACCATTACaactattcattaataaatgttatttcgaACACGGAAATTAGCGCAAATTTGCATTCACTCTTGACtgtatattaactttttttgctTCAATAATATTAAGCGCGTTCTATGTCTATCGACATTATGTTATAACCTGAGTCTTTtccattaagtttttttttttagtaaatattaagaatgtacatttaactataataataaatattttaataaaaaaggatgACTTAAcactatattaaattcaaaactcaaactcaaattcctttatgcAATATAGAAGCCGTTAATATGGGGACCCATTGCAACTTGGCAAAGTGCATGGCATGGTATTCGTTTCTAATAAAATCCTACAAATTAttactacatacatacttaaTTGATATGTATTATTCAACTAGCCGTGTACACGTGTATTCCAGCAAAACACGAAAAATCCGAAATACACCTGAAGATGgtcttttacttttaaacagAAGCAgttggttattttaaaattctatgaagattgaaattattttactagaGACAGGATAAAGTAGATGATAAGAAGCATGGAGTACTTAAATCATAAATGCGACTCTTCACGTGCGTATCGTATTTAACttgattttataacaattcaatagcttattaaataaaatatattactgtaatatttttttaattgcatgatatttcattttttttattatggatgttatagtagttatattatgtatctaATACATACTAGTTTTTGTGGAACCAAGTATAATTTTGAAAGGTggacatattattaaaaaaattatgtatgcaATAACGAAAcgcagtaatttaatttaaatatttatatatatatgtcatataaatattttaaattaaaattgagttAGCCAACTAaatcaatactaaaataattacagccttttaaagtttatataaatgtacttacttcgctttaaaaaaatttaaatattaaattttcattgaacGCGAATGGAATCTTACATGATAATGtcaaaacatcaatattttgacAGTAAGTGCTTacattaataaacacaaataaatatccgTAAACTTAACGTGAAAGTAAtctttatcttaatattattagaattcaACAATAACCTTGGtgcatgtaatttatttgtcagggtatttttttttttttttttttattatagtacatCAAATGATGGAGATGGAGTGTTTTCATATTTGTACTTTCACTTATTTTCAGTGACCAATAGCTGTACTTCAAAAGCTTAAAATCTTGAGATACAAccaatcaatatataaaatagcaccgcctttaataataaactagttCTCCATCGTTTGTTCTTATTTTGCCACGACGACTTTGTCAGAGTTAACTCCGTGCAATCGGGCATAAgcttttaagaatattaaacaatGAACTTAGAATAATTTTTACTAGTTGGTGATTTGGATACAGTGAAAATGGGCATGGAGAAGTATAAtgaggtatttatatatttattttattaaaagatatattgtattaaataaaataattttaaaaggaattaattaaaaacatgttaaattaaacttcaGGATGATAATTCCGAGTATCTTTACGGACCGGAGATTCTTCAAAAGttggattttaataaaagtccAGCTAAGTTTAATCCACCAATAAGTGCTGCTAAACCTGGTGAAGATTGGATGGTTGTAAGACCTTTACAACGAGCTGATTATAATAAAGGGTTCTTGCAACTGCTCAGTCAGCTTACAAGCACAGGAAATATTTCAAGAAAGCAATTTGATGGTaagtttaattgattttaaattattatcttgagcttatataatagaaatataatatttttcaaaacaattagTGCAATATAAATCTAACatgtaacaattaaatacattatatacataaaataaaggttatatttaaatatatcatgtaaAGTATGGAACATATGCCTACTATAGTTCAGCCATACTAATTAGCATTCTTTCACTATTCAAGTTTGTGGCTACCTGTTCTTTATTTAACAATTCTAGGTATGCAAGAGATGTGTAGTTTATTTGGTGACCTTCTAAAACCTGTATAGGTGGAGTTTAGTGACATTTACAACTTCTACACTTCCTGTTAATTCAATatacactaaatatatattttgaaataagcaaaatatatatttagccattaaataattccaaaaatatttttcaactaaGTTTATGACAGTAACAACAACCAATTTCTTTtagtaaattatgtataattagtatttagtaacatttataagttaattataatatttaatatatattacaaattgtatttgtttttcagAGCGATTTACCCAAATGAAGAGTTCAGGTGGATACTATGTAACAGTTATTGAAGACAAGCGTATTTCGAAAATCATCGGTGCAGCCACTCTTACAATTGAACAAAAATTTATACACAATTGCTCtgttgtatgtattatttaaagaagaagtttaaaaaataaaatatgtacatataagtaacataataaaaaaatttcagAGGGGCCGCCTGGAGGATGTTGTTGTTAACGATACATACAGAGGCAAACAGCTGGGCAAATTGTAAGTTATTGGTAACATTCGATTTATAATTccttttttgatataaaaaataagcttatatatttttttacagaattgtagTTACTGTGTCACTTCTAGCAGAAGAACTGGGATGTTATAAGATGTCACTAGATTGCAAGGACAAACTTATAAAATTCTACGAAAGCCTCGGTTACAAACTGGAGCCCGGAAACTCTAATGCTATGAATATGCggtaagtttaaaaatttatatataaacattttatttattgaatacgttacttataaaatatttaaaaaatcctttttttttatagttttgaaGAGCCATCCTGACAATTAGCCGCTGGGACATCCGACCTGCGTTCTAAACTGTAAGTAGGCATGGACAGTCGAGTGGTCATCGCAGCATCACCACTCTCCAAACATACttatcatcattacataatGCTtagaataaaaagttttatttgtaattgattttattggcgatatatatgttttgttgtGATAACCGCTTGTTTGTTCATGCTCTTGTAGTTGCAGGGTCAATTATTTTATCCATCAAAGGTATATTTTACTGGAGGACTTTATGGTACTGTAAAACCTGCATTTGATGGAGTTATTGATTGATTTTGGATGTCTTAGCACATGATTTTGATTagcttataagattttttttgctCATCatagtattcatatttttgtatcattCATACTTAATTAACATTTGCTTTATATTGTGACTTAATTACTTTGTAGTTTCGATTAgcagtatacatatattgataaatatcatattaaatgtttttgcattcaatttgtgtttcatttaacaaacataattttatttcccaTCATTTAATTAACAACTTTATTAATCTGTTTGACTTTTgtttttccttattattattttgatacatataatatgaaGATAATTAAATGCATAGATAGTAAAAGGTACATGTTAAGGATAACTTTCAAGCTACTTAAGGacatcttttgttttaattatatttcactcGGTCAAAGTCGAAACGGAAGTTTTacataaaagattaaaattaagtttacattatactttgtatatgttttatatatttattattgctgtATACTGTAACTGGtttatataggtttttttttaattgtaaaatatgcaTATTGTAAACGTacctttactaataaataaattaatgttgtctCATTTGCAGGTCTTACCAACAGTGAAGTGAAGTTatgtaatatcataattatctgTAATGAGTTAGTTaccataattaattacttaacttaatattttaattatttagaaaggaataaattattcataacttATGtagcattttaattacataatcttATATGATTACAGTTATATTACTAAAAGaaccatttaattaataatgtcaactacaaattaaattttgcatcCATAAAGTAGGTTAgggtaattaataataaaaaaacaaatactgaaaattatataatttaataataaattttcataagcattggaaaatgtataatttaaataatatctttaattagAATAAAGACGAAAACATAGTCGAGATTGTTATAAATCTGCAGTCGATATGCTTGAATCGTTCACACTTAACATTCGGCTTGGTTTATAGATATGGAAGTAAAGTGAAGTGAAAGGGCATTGAAATCTTAATAGAGATTTCAATGACAGCTTAACCGGTCGCTCAAGACTGACCAAAACTTGTCAATTAAAAATGTGCTTCTATACCACTAAACCACTAATGTCTGAATCTGTGTATTCATCGTATTTCCGAATGACTCCGAAGATAAATTTCCGTCTGATTtcaactgtttttaattttttttaacattcccaaattttaagcatttttagacatttaaaaaagctagtttttttttttaaatacaaaaatttaccgataatttaaagtatatagcAGGGCTGTGTAGTGTGCTGCCTAGGTATTTTTGGGCCATTAAAAAACTGCATTTACCGGTGGGCCGCCGAAACAGAAAGCTACCTACCTTaattttttggtaaaaatatacGAATTGAAAAATGAGAAGATGAAATATGCAGACACAGCTCAAATTCAATAATTACTAAGTCAATGCGCTTCAGATGAGCAAAAAAGGTGTGTTCTTCAAAATTATCCACTTCTAtgtaatctttattattattttggatgaatatttcataataaattacttgttgTTCCTTAGGACATTCCTAGCtagcatttataatagtacTATTTTTGATCTAACAAACAATAGCTGTGACGTTTTTAAAGTGTATTCTACGACCTTCGCTATTGGacgttaattatttgttttatatcagGAAATAGGCATGTAGCATAAATAGATACAGATCTATTTGTTGGATTGATAACAACCGATAAATATCACGATTAAattgatgataaatatattttaataataaagataaaatattgctgaataatataatagtatagacAACTTAGACATCttatgcaatttattattttatctttaatttcgTATTGGTTCATAATTGTCATCAATTTGAACTTAagtccttgttttttttttttattaattatattgatttgattGTCGGTAGTTAATAATACAacgtctttaaataaaaagaagggTATCTCAAGTGGAACgtggttttttaatataatattttctaaacaataatagaaatatatttaaatttgatttggtTGAAACTTAATGCAATGTAAGTACATTTAATTATGAACGcggtataattaaattatccttAGATGGCCTACGTCGCTCACACCTCAAGCCGCGGCCGCGGCGATTCCAAAGTTAAGAGTAAAACTATCTGTATTGGATTCGTTACCTTAGTTtagtaattgaaaattttaatataatatttcgtaaagTACGAAAAggatatcatatattatttattgttataaataaaaataatcagttgGAAAAAAACGGTCACACACGATTTAGGGTCCTGGAATAGCTAAGACCATTAAACTTTAGTCTTGCTCCGCCGATATTATCAACGAGTGATAATATgagtaatgtaattaatttttatcatttgaaaCTTTGATAATATCCCgagtaaataataacaactaatttataataaacaaatacgacGAATGCGTTTTGATTTCTTGAGCGACTGGTTAAGAACAGTCATTACTGGAAGAGTTGACGGTTCATTACAATAAACCTTAATAGTGTATTTATCATACATGATAGTGCAAAGatcttatctaatattatatatctgcaTTATGtgataagtaaaaattaaaaaatatataataaatacatatatagttctAGTGATTAATTgcatatatatgacatataggGTATTCGCAGTGTCATACATAGATAATCAGCTGTATCCTCGAGCatgattaaaaatcataattttactgGAGTATGTATTTAAAGAAAGGCacatataagaatataaaagtaTTCCTTATATgcaaactatataattttatgtgcaTGATGCctgaaattacactggctcactcatccttagCAACAGGAATAGCAAAATAAATCATAGCTTTACCTAGGTAGATGTAGGTGGAATTTAACATGTAAGTGAAATCAAGCAAGTTAAGTTCTGTCAATTgctaataaagtttttttttgttatattttattatttcatataaaatgttttacttgaAATGCGCGTCATGCTCTGTGTGTTTTAGTAAATTCTACACTATATGacagtttaaataaacattttatatagcgAGAACATTATAGCAAGaacaattaattatgttaatttgatagtaaaaaagaattattaaagacTCAAAAGATTTTCTCATGGAATGTTATTATCCCagccataaaatatttatttaaaataaaacaaactcatTACGAACaccctatatataatataaatgtatttataagctAACTTTTACAGCACAGCACatgaaacaaacaaaactttatttatctaCGGGCCGGAGAGAGCAATTCGAGtcttaattcataaaaatcgaaaaaaagtTTACATTAATGAGGCACTATTGTGTTGTATGACTAATACTCAGTTACTATACAAACCAAAAAACctatagatctattcacacaagcccctccacgttaaatttaaaacaaatataatataatttgtattataatgtttagttaatcgtctcacgcacactaagatatattataagcacgagcgtcacacAATACTAATGAACGCTGATTAATTTACGTGCAGGGGCGCGCCTTCATAAGTGAATAGATCTTTAACAGATAATACAAATAtctattgacatttaaaaattgttattgaatcACAAATACCCATCCGATATATCGTAGTATTTATCTGTGAGTAGAATCAACGGTAGCTTCTCAATCAAATAGACAATTCTAGTATCCGTAAGAAACAAATAACTTCATGAATATAGTAACCAGACATCAGAGCGCTGGTttatcaaacataaaaaaaaatatttcttgtgtgattataaatttactttagagTTCTACTTCGTACCCTCTACTTAGGGCCCTGGAAATCTGTGGTGTCTTATACAGTCACGtatgataaatacaatattaatgacGTGGAAGTAATTAGAAAGGAGGAGGGGGTGTCGTTATCTTGGTACCAAGTTTCATGGGTCCCTGGCCACGAGCGCTTCTTCTCGCTTCCATTTCACGTTGCCTTTGTAACTTCCTCTCTTCTCGTTTACGTCTCATTTCATCCATTTTTGATGCATTGTTTTctgtaatcaaatattaaaaacctttAAAGTATTTTCCAATCATTATGAGAGATGGCTCAATAGTGTGAACACGTTAATCTTGAACAAAGATTCGAACACAGGCAAGCtaatatatgaaaaacttaGACCGTTAGGTTAATTCGGATACTACAGTCGTATCTGTCTATAAGGGGCTTCtgagtaacaaaaaaaaaaattaccatctgCGTTCTCCTCGATGGGCTCGAACTCCCCGTCCTCCCACCCGCCGAGGGAGTCGTTGCTGTTCTGATGCGCGGCGAGCCGATGTTCGGTTCGATGCTCAGCCCGATGATCGACTCGCGGGCCGCGCACGTACGTCGCGTTTGCATTGTTCACGTTGGGCTCCGTCCACTGAGAGTTGTTCCAGGTCTCTGAAGGGCTCGCCAGTTCCGCTTCTGCTGCCTGGCAATTGTTGAATACAATCATTAAAACAAAAGGATTCAGATTAGCAGCCATATAAGCTAAGTATGCTTAGCTTGCTATACGCTAttgaatcattaattattaagagTATCATTTCTTCtcaaattattcatttactGCTTTACATAATCACTCTATGCATTTATTTTGACATCATCTGAAGTGGTGTGATGAGGTGCGGGCCTACGTACAGGTTGCTCCTGCAGCGTGCCCCACTCCTCGTTGTCCCAGTCGTCCTCGCAGAGCGCGGCGAGGCCGGGCGTGGCCTGCGCGCTGCCGCTGCTCGGCGGGGACTTGGCGCTTGCGGCCGTCGTACCTGAACAAAACAGCACTTTTccaaaaatactattaatac harbors:
- the LOC125070806 gene encoding probable glucosamine 6-phosphate N-acetyltransferase isoform X1; translation: MGMEKYNEDDNSEYLYGPEILQKLDFNKSPAKFNPPISAAKPGEDWMVVRPLQRADYNKGFLQLLSQLTSTGNISRKQFDERFTQMKSSGGYYVTVIEDKRISKIIGAATLTIEQKFIHNCSVRGRLEDVVVNDTYRGKQLGKLIVVTVSLLAEELGCYKMSLDCKDKLIKFYESLGYKLEPGNSNAMNMRFEEPS
- the LOC125070806 gene encoding probable glucosamine 6-phosphate N-acetyltransferase isoform X2; amino-acid sequence: MGMEKYNEDDNSEYLYGPEILQKLDFNKSPAKFNPPISAAKPGEDWMVVRPLQRADYNKGFLQLLSQLTSTGNISRKQFDERFTQMKSSGGYYVTVIEDKRISKIIGAATLTIEQKFIHNCSVRGRLEDVVVNDTYRGKQLGKLIVVTVSLLAEELGCYKMSLDCKDKLIKFYESLGYKLEPGNSNAMNMR